The Dehalococcoidia bacterium genomic sequence AAGGGTCCGGCTGTTCGCCGGTTAAAGCGGCACGCGAGCTGGGTTCAGAACGTCGTGAGACAGTTCGGCCTCTATCCGGTGTGGGCGCAGGAGAATTGAGAGGAGCTGTCCCTAGTACGAGAGGACCGGGATGGACGGACCTCTGGTGTGTCGGTTGTCTCGCCCGAGGCACTGCCGAGTAGCCAAGTCCGGAGGGGATAAGCGCTGAAAGCATCTAAGTGCGAAGCCCACCTCAAGATTAGTTCTCCCACTGCATAAGCAGGTAAGGCCACCAGTAGACCACTGGTTTGATAGGCGCCAGGTGTACAGACAGCAATGTCTTTAGCTGAGGCGTACTAATGGCCGAGGGCTTGACCTACATTAATGTTCACGCATCATCAGGTGATGTCTGCTAACATGAAGGCAGGCAGGAAGCCAGCGTCGACTGTTCAGGATGGGCGTTGGAATATTGACTCTGGACTTTGGGCTCAAAAAGTCCAGAATCGAAACTCCAACTCCCAACGGCGTCGCGGGATGGAGCAGCGGTAGCTCGTCGGGCTCATAACCCGAAGGTCGTGGGTTCGAATCCCACTCCCGCCACCAACAAACGAAGCGCCCCTCGAAAGTCGAGGGGCGCTTTCTTCATGGGCGCGGAAGCCGTTAGCCGAGATTCGCCGGAGGGCCGATGGTTGCGGCCTCCGGGCCGAACTTCTCGACATAGAGGGGATGCACTTCCTTCCAGCCAATCGCCTCCTGTCGGACTTCCGGCGAGCCGGAAAGGTGCGCCGCAAGCCCATCGAGGCAGACGTGCCAGCCGGCGCCATCGCGGGCACCCTTCCCGCGCTCCTCCAGGACGTCGGTCAGCGTGAGCTCAGTGCCTTCGGGAACCGAACGCAAGGCGATGCGGACGATGTCCCTGCCCCAGAGGAACTCGACGAGCCGTGGCGGATCGAAGGCAAGCATCCTGCCTTCGAATGGCGCGGCCTGCCCGCCAGGGAAGGCGAACCGCAACAGCGCGCCCGCGGCGCGCTCGCCCTCGATGGTGGTCGGGAACCAGTGTGAAAGGTGGGCGGGTTCGGTTACGGCCCTCCAGACCTGGTCGATTGGCCGCGGGAACACGCGTTTGAAGTGGAGGCGCCAGCGTCCGTCGGCGCCCTGGTCCATCGTCCCGTACGCAAGGTCATCCCTCATCTTTTCGGTCCTCCTCCATCGCGCTGAGGTAGCGCTCCAGGTCGCCGAGGCTTTCAGCCCACATCCGCCGATACGGCTCGAGCCACAGTTCAATATCTCGCAGTGGCTCCGGGCGTACGCGGTAGAAGCGACGCTGGGCGTCGGCGCGCACGTCGACCAGGCCCGCGTCTCGAAGCACGCGAAGGTGCTTCGAGACCGCCGGCTGGCTCAGAGCCAGTTCGCCCACCAACTCACCGACAGGCCTCTCCTTCACCCGAAGGAGGTCGAGGATCCGTCGGCGATGTGGCTCGGCAAGGGCCTCGAACACGGGCGCGCTCATGTCGCCTTACATTACTGGCAGGCTATATAACTGTCAAGGAATGAATACGCCTGCCGAAATGGTGCAAGCCATCATCGTGGTATGATTTCTGCCATGAAGGGTACCATTGACAAGGCTGGAAGATTGGTCATCCCCCGCGCCTTGCGCAATCGGATCGGTCTTGCCGCTGGCGGCGAGGTGGAGATTGAAATCGAGGGCGCCGGAATCCGCATCCAGCCCGTTGCCGGCGGTCAGCTTCGAGAAGAGGGTGGCTTGCTGGTCATCTCCGCGGCCGGCGAGCTTATCGATGATGCCCATGTGCGTGAGCTGATGGATGCTGATCGACACGGGCGCTGACGCAAACGATGCCGTCCTGCTTGACACCAGCACGGCTATCGCGTTGGTGGTCGAGGACCATGAGGCTCACTCCCAAACCCTGAACGCGCTTCGCGGACGCCGCCTGGGACTTGCTGGCCATGCGTGGTTCGAGGCGTTCTCCGTACTGACGCGGCTGCCTCCCGGCCTGCGCCTGTCCCCGGCCGATGCCCTGCGGGTGCTGACGGCGAACTTCCCCGCATCGGCGTTTCTGGGCGAGACCGAGGCCTCAGCCCTGGCCCGGGAGATCGCTCCGCTGGGCATCTCCGGCGGGGCCGTCTATGACGCGCTCGTGGGCGCAGCCGCGAGACAGCACGGCCGGCGATTGGCCTCACGGGATCGGCGCGCACTGGCGATCTACGAGGCGCTGGGTGTCGAGACCGAGGCTATCGCCTGACCCGCCGACCCATCCAGGCGTGCCGTAGCATTTGCCTGTGAACTTACTTCTGCGCAGGTCGATAGCCCTGGCCGCTGCCCTGACGATGGCAGCCTGCTCGGGCGGTTCCGGCTTCCAGGCACAGCCCACTCAGCCGGCCGCGGTCACCGAGCCCGCGAGGGCCACGGCCCACCCCACACCGCCGCCCTCGCCCGTTCCGACGCCGACGCCGGTCGACGTCACAACCCTCCCCATAATCGACGCCCACTTCCACGCCGACCTCTCCTGGGACATCGATGCTTTGCTGCGGCTGATGGACAATCTCGGCGTCGCGATGGCCGGGAGCGGGGGGCAGTCCAACCTCGCCGGCCTGCGATTCGTCGAGCGCAGCGGCGCCCGCTTCTTTGCCTTCGCCCCTACCGACCGCATCCATGCCCTCAACCTGGCCGAGGGCGGGCGTAGCTGGCGCCTGGAGAGCGAGGCGACTCTGCGCGAGGTCGAACGTCTCGAGCGCGGGCTCGAAGCAGGTTGCTTCGACGGCATAGGCGAGGTGCTGGTGAATACGCTCTCCAGCCATCGCGCGCGGCAGGTGCGCTTGCCGGCGGACTCGCCGCTCATGCAGCGCCTGTGGTCGCTGTCGGCGCGCTATGGCGTGCCGCTGAGCGTGCACATGGACGCCGAGCCGGTGTCCGTGGCGGAGATGGAGCGACTTATCTCGTCGGACCGGGCGGGCGTGTGGGTGTGGGCCCACAGCGGCTGGTACGCGACGCCCTCTCTGCTGCGCCGCCTCCTCACGGAACACTCCAACCTCCATCTGGAGCTGTCGTTCCGAGACAGCCTGCGGAGTTTTGCGCCCGTGGACTCCGGCGGCCGGCTGCGGCCTGAGTGGAAGGAGCTGATGGAGGAGTTCCCGGACCGCTTCCTGCTGGGGACGGACGTGCTCTCGCCCAGCGCTGAGGAGTACCGAGCGCTGGTGAGCCTCTGGCGCGGCGTCCTCCGTGACCTGACGCCGGAGACGGCGGTCAAGGTCGCTTACGGGAATGCGAAGCGCATCCTCAAGCTCGGCTCGCGGGAGGGCGCCGGGGCGGAGGCAACCCGCTGCCTGGCTCTGGGGCTGTGATGCGAGGCGTTAGGGTGCCTTGACACCTCTCGGGGCCGAAGCGACGATCGCCGCCGATGGCGCGGGAAATAACCTATGACGACTTAGTCGCGACGGCTCGGCGCCTGCGAGGGGCGCAGCTGCCGACCATTGGCGGGAGGGCTGCGTTCAGGGTCGACGTCGATGGTCGTCGCATTGTCTGCACACCCAGATCCGGTAAGCCACGAATCCTTGGGCCGGACAACGCGGATGTGTTGAAGGCGTACAACATGACCCGAAGCAGGCGGCCTGGGCAGTACACCAGCCTGACCTGGAATTCCGCCTGCTTCCTGGCTCTGATACGGGAATTCGAGACTCAGGCGTAGCCCCGGCGCCGTGCGCTACAGCCCGCGCTCCGCGCGCCAGCGCCTGATCCACGCCGCGTGCGCCGCCTCGTGCGTGCTGCGAAGGGCGGCTTCGCGGTAGTGGGCGTCGTCAAGCCCGCGCTCGCTGGCCGACATGATCGCCGCCAGTAGGCGCTCTCTCGATACAGCCAGCTCCCAGCGCACCTGCTCCAGGGAGAGAGCCTGCCGCGCCCAGTGGATGAAGCTGTTGAGCACCTCGGTCTGCTCCTCATCCATGTGCGGCCATGCGGACTCGAACCCGGCCGATATGCGCGCCACTTCGGCGGTGCGGATGTCGTCCCAGAAGGCGATGTGGGCCAGGTGGTCCTTTACCGACCAGCCGTCGAGGGACGGCTCGGTCGCCTGGCCCTCGTCCAGGCCATCTAGCGCGGCCAGGAGTTCACGTCGCGTGGCCCTGTAGTGCTCCAGCAGGGATTCCCGGTCCTCGGCCATGCGTCTCCTCTGGGTGACGCCTAGGGTGACAGGCGGAACGGCGGGTAGCGGTCCGTCGCCAGGATGAAGGCATAGGCGGTGACGCGGTTAGCCCAGCGCAAGACGCCCTCGGCGAAGTCGAAGAGCCCGCGGGGATACCGTCCCGTGAACAGGACGGCGAACCAGGCGATGACCGCCACGACCACGAGGGCAACCAGCAGGAAGAAGAGGGCTATGTAGTGCGGGATGGCAAGGAGCCACTTGACCAGCGGCAGCCAGCGGTTGAGGTCGTTTGCCACGTCCGGGTAGGGGATCTCCAGGTGCACCGACTGCTCTTCGTCGGTCGAAGGGTACTTGTCGTCCATGAGGAGAACGTAAGCGCCCACCCGGCTGCTGAAGCGGGATAGCTCGAGGTTCCAGTCGAACCACCAGCGTGGATATTTCTGGCGGAAGAGGATCATCAGGAGCGGCGCGAAGAAGAGGATGCCCCCGGCGGCGACGACTCCGCCCTCCCCGGCCTGGCCGTTGCCGAAGCGCGCGTACTCGCCACCTGATACCGCGGCGAGCACGATGGCGATAGGTATGACGGCGAAGATGCGGAACGCGCTCGACACGCGGTCGAGTTCGCGTTCCGGGTAATCGACCGAGAATCTCACGGGGTATTGGTCTTGAGCCTGCATGCCCCAATCCTCCAACCTGACTCCGCGACGTCAACGGGGTCCGCCGCAGGTGACAATACTACTCCCGTTCGGGAGGTCGATGGGCCCCTACTTCACCCGCGGGAGCGAATGGGCATGAACGAACGCGAGCTCGAGTTCCTGGAGAAGAATCACACGGCGGCAATGATCACTTTGCGGCCGGATGGCGCTCCTCACGCGGTGCGCGTGTCCGTTGCCCTCGTGGATGGGAAGGTCTGGAGCTCGGGCACCCCGGCCCGGCGCCGCACGGCGTACCTCCGCCGCGACCCGCGCGCGACTCTGTTCGTCTTCGACACCGGGCCCGGCGCAAGCTGGCGCTGGCTTACCCTGGAGGCCCGCGTGCGAATTCTCGAAGGCCCGGGCCTTCCGGAGCTGAGCGCCCGTCTCTTCGAGACCATTCAGCGCAGCCTGGACCGACCGCCCGGATCAGGCCATCTGTTCTGGGAAGGGACGGAGCGGCCGCTGGACGAATTCCTGCGCATCATGCGAGAGGAGCAGCGACTCATTTACGAGTTCGATGTCCTGCGCACCTACGGCATGTTCTGATGCTTCTCATGACACAAACGTTCTGGTAGTGTATCGTCTCCTGCATCGTGGGAGCAGCCTCTCGTATCCTGCCCTCTCCGATCGCCCGCCTGGCCGAGCGCCAGGAGTGGAAGTTCTTCGCGGTCCTACCGAAGGCGGACCGGGCGCTGGCCGCGGCCTGGTGGCTAGCAGTCCTCCTCCGCGGGGCCCTTCCGGCCATCTTCGGCATCGCCATGGGCGTCCTGGTGGCTGCGGTCCAGCGGGGCGACGACCTGGCGGCGCCCCTCGCCTTCATGGGCGCCGTTTTCGTCACCCTTCAGGTGCTCACGCCGGTGCACCAGGCGGTCAGCGTCAACCTCGGCGACCGCACGGCCGCATGGCTTTACGACAGGCTCACGGAGGCTACGCTGCGCCCGCCGGGCCTCGGGCACCTCGAGGACCCGGAGCTGACGAGCGACCTTACAGTCGCGCGCGAGTTCGACCTTGGAATGACCGGCCCGCCGCTTTCGATCTCGATGGACTTCATCGCGGCCGGGCTGGTGGAGCTCACTGCCGGACTCGCCTCGGTGCTAATACTCGCCGGCTACGCCTGGTGGGCGCCCATCGTGCTGGGCGGCGCCTGGGTCTCGACCCACTGGCTGCTGCGCGAGAGCGCTATCTGGCGCGACCGCAACACGGACGAGGTGCGCGCGGCCCAGCGGGACTCCGAATACGCCTACCGCCTCGCGGTGGACCCGCCGGCAGCGAAGGAGCTGCGCCTCTTCGGGCTGGCGGGATGGGTCTTGCAGCGCTTCATAGAACGGCGGACACGCCTCCACCGCCTCCAGTACCAGGCGACGCGCCTGCGGCAGAAGCCGGTGGTCTGGTGCCTGCTGCTGATCGCCGGCGCCAACGCGCTCGTCTTCTGGTCGCTGGCCGGGGACGCTGCGAGCGGGTCGCTGGAGCTAGGGTCGCTGGTCGTCTTCGCTCAGAGCGCCATCGGGTCTTCGTTGATCGCTTTTGGCGGGCTGAACTGGGCGCTGGATGGGTCGTCGGCACCTGTGGCCGCAGTGCTCCGACTCCAGGACAAGATGGCCAGCGCCGGCGCGCTGGCCCCGGGCCGCCTAGACGCGTCCGGAAAGCCGCAGCGCGAGGTGCGGTTTCGCAATGTGAGCTTCGCCTATCCCTCCGGCGGCGCGGCTGTGCTCCAGGGCCTGGACCTGACCATCCCCGCGGGGACCTCTCTCGCTATCGTTGGCCAGAATGGCGCCGGCAAGACAACGCTGGCGAAGCTGCTCTGCCGCCTCTATGACCCCCAGGAGGGCGCCATCGAGGTCGATGGCGCGGACCTGCGCGAGTTCGACCTCGCTTCCTGGCGCTCGCGGGTCGCGGCCGTGTTCCAGGACTTCATCCGCTTCGAGCTCCCCTTGCGGGACAACGTGGCGCCCGCAGGCGCGCCGGAGGCGGCCATTCAGGCCGCGCTCGCGAAGGCGGGTGCGGCTGGCCTTGCCGGCCTCGACCAGGTACTGGCCAAGGGTTACGACGGCGGCACCGACCTTTCGGGTGGCCAGTGGCAGCGGGTGGCGCTGGCGCGCGCACTGTGTGCCGTCGAGGCAGGCGCCGGTGTCGTCATCCTGGATGAGCCGACCGCCCAGCTGGACGTCCGCGGTGAGGCGGAGATATTCGACCGCATCCTCGAGGCGACTCGTCATTGCACGACGATCCTCATCTCCCACCGCTTCTCGACGGTGCGGCACGCCGACCGTATCTGCGTGATCGAGCACGGGCGCGTGGTCGAGTTGGGCACGCACGAGGAGCTTATGCAGCTCGGCGGCCGTTACCGCACGATGTTCGACCTCCAGGCGCAACGCTTCTACGCCGACGAGGACGAGGAGGGCATGGTCTATGACGTCCTCTCCTGAGCTTCGGAAGCGCTCCCTGGACGAGCTGCCACCCGCCATCCCGGCAATGTGGCGCCTGTGCAAGCTCGGCTTTCGCCATGAGCCCTGGCTCATGGCCTCGGCGTTCCTGCTCGCCCTCCTGGCAGCGCTGCCGGACGCGCTGCTGGCGTTGTGGTTGAAGTTCCTGGGTCAGGGCGTGCTGGAGGGAGACGACACTTTGCTGCGCGTCGCCGCCCTCGGGCTGGCCGGGTCCGCGACGGCAACGTGGTTCCTGCGCACGGTGAGCACCCGGGTGCAGCGCACCTTCCGCGACCGCGTGACGATCGCGCTCGAGTCCCACGTGGCGCGGCTGCAGGCTTCGGTCACGACCATTGCTCACCAGGAGCGGCCCGACTACCTCGATCGCCTGTCCGTGCTGCGCGACCAGGTCTTTGTCCTGGACCACATGTACATGTCCCTCTTCTCGACCTGCGGCTGGGCCCTGCGCCTAGCCGTGACGGTCTCGTTGCTCGTCTCCATCCATCCCGGGCTCGTCCTCCTGGCACTGTTCGCGCTGCCGACCGTGCTGGCCTCGACCTGGCGGCCGGCGGTCGAACGCGCGGCGGAGGAACGCGGCGCGCAGTCCCGCCGGCTGGCGCAGCACCTCTTCCTAACGGCCACCACGGCACCCCCGGCCAAGGAGGTGCGGGTCGCGGGCATCGGCGAGCGGTTGGCGCGGGAGCGGCGGCAGGCCTGGGAGCGCTGGTACGCGGGCGTCTCGCGCGCCCGCTGGGGCTCGGCGGTGTGGCACACGCTGGCCTGGGCCGTGTTCGGGTCGGCCTACGTTGGCGCCGTCGTCTTCGTGTCCTCGGGCCTGGGGGCGGGCGCGGGTGCCGTGCTGCTCGTCCTTGCCGCCGGCGCCCGGCTCTCGGCCTATATCAGCGCCACCGTGGGCGAGATCGGCTTCCTCAGAGGCATTTGGATGGACGGATCGAAGCGCCTTGCCTGGCTCGAGGACTACGCCGCCTCCATCGCGGCCCGCGCTGACCTGCCGGTGCCGGAGCGCCTGACCGAGGGCATCCGGCTCGACCACGTCTCCTTCGCCTACCCGGGCAGCGACCGCCTGGTGCTCGACGACGTCAGCTTCTCGGTCCCCGCGGGGTCGGTCGTTGCCATCGTCGGCGAAAACGGGGCGGGAAAGACGACGCTGGTCAAACTGCTGAGCAAGTTCTACGAGCCGCTGTCCGGCGAGATCTACGTCGACGGGCTGCCGTTGTCACGCATGGCGGCAGAGGAGTGGCGTTCGCGGCTTGCGGGCGCCTTCCAGGACTTCTTCCGCTTCGAGTTCCGCGCGGCCCAGGCCGTTGGCGTGGGCGACGTGCCCAGGATCGAGGACCGGGGGGCAGTGCTGACCGCGGTCGGACGTGCCGGCGCCGAAGATGTCGTCACCAAGCTCCGCGGCGGGCTGGACTCGCAGCTCGGCGTCACCTGGCCGGACGGCGTGGAGGTCTCGTTCGGGCAGTGGCAGAAGCTCGCCCTGGCGCGCGGCTTCATGCGCGACGAGCCCCTCTTGCTGGTCCTGGACGAGCCGACCGCGGCCCTCGACGCCGAGACAGAGCACGCGCTCTTCGAGCGCTATGCGGCGGCATCACGCGGTTCGGGCAACGGCTCTCCGAACGGCCGCATCACCGTCCTCGTCTCGCACCGCTTCAGCACGGTGCGCATGGCGGACCTCATCGTGGTGCTGGACGGCTCGCGGCTGGTCGAGGTCGGCAGCCACGACGAGCTGATGGCTCACGGTGGCCAGTACGCCGAGCTCTACAGCATCCAGGCTGCCGCTTACCAGTAAACTCGCGCGCCGTGGCTGCAGGCCGTAGAGCGCCCCTGCGGCCGGGCGCGGCGTTGCCCGAAGACGCCCGAGCCTAAGGGCCCAGCGTCCCCGGGTCCCCCGGCCGCAGCTGGGAGGTGAACTTGCGGCCGACGTCCCGCAGGTCGCCCGAAAGGTCGTCGCCTTCGGGCTTGATGCCGTACTTCACCCAGCGGACGAGGTCGTCGAAGGCCCGGACCTGCTCAGCGTTCATGAATGTGCAGTGGCCAGCGGCCCGGATGGCCCGCTGCACCAGGAGGTGAGAGGTGCCGGCCTGCTTCGCGATCTCCAGGTAGCGCTGCTCCAGGACGATTGGCACGAACAGGTCGCCGGTTGTCTTGATCTGCATCACGGGCACCCGGATCTCGCCGGTGAACGGCGCCAGCTCCGCGTACGGCCCCGACCGGTTGCGGAATGACGGGTCGGCGGCCTTGCGGCGGATTCCGCCGAGCTGGGCGTTCGTCAGGCCCAGCCCGGGCGCGATTGTGTAGTTAGTGGCGCTATTGGTCGCCGCCATGGCCACGGGCGAGGCGGTGGGGTCGAACAGCGCCGTCGCGCCGGCGCCGATGTCAGTGTCGCGGAACTGGGCCAGGCCCTCTATGGCGAAGGGCCGCGGGCCGCCGGAGATGTTGATCATCACGCTCGCGAGCTGGCGGCCCGCCTGCGTCGGCGCCGCGACAGTGCCAAGGCGGGAGACTATGCGCGCGGTCTCGGCGCTGCCACCCGTCCGGTAATCGGAGCCCGTGAGGAACTCGGCCGCAGCCGCAGAGGCGGTGAAGAAGTCGAACAGTTCGTAGCCGGCGACGACGCCGCATTCGGAGAGAATGCCGTCGTAGGCTTCAGGATAGAACTCGGCCGAAATCATCGCCACGTGGCCGCCCATGGACGTGCCGTAGAGGTATGTCCGCGAGGGCCTGCCGACGAGGCGCGTGAAGAGGTCCTTTAGCGCCAGGGTGTCCTGCGCCCCGACGCCCGGGACGTAACCGTTGTTGCGGTAGCTGGACGCCGCCCAGGCGTAGCCATTCTCGATGAGATGGGAGCGGATGGGCGGGTTAGAAACGGTGAGCTCCGGCGGTGAGCCCCGAAAGCCGTGCGCATACAGCACCAGCTCTCCGTTCCAGTTCGAAGGCACCTCGATGCGGTAGGCGCCTCCGGAGTACGTGCCGGAGAGCGCCCGCGCTCCCGCGAGCGGTGTGAAGGAAGGGTCAGGGATTACCCACTGGACGTTCCCGGGCCCGGGCAGCGGCGAGAACTGGTGAGGATGGCGCGCCTCCGCTATGGCGCCTGCGTAGAACGTCGCGGCCAGCGCGACGAGGACGGAGAGAGCCAGTGCGCGAGTCCCGAGCAATCGAGTCATGGTGACCCTCCTTCTGGCCGGCGATATTACGACTGCTGCTGCGTGAGGGAAAGACCCTTCTTGCCATTCGTCGCCAATCGCAATAGTTGGCGGAGCCTCGGTGCTACAATGCGGCCGATATGGCGGCCGGTCCCCGTCTCCAGCCGTCGACCTGTGAGGAGGAGCGTCTCTGGTCCTCCGGCAGGCGCTTCGTGGCCGGTGTCGACGAGGTTGGCCGCGGGCCGCTTGCCGGCCCCGTTTACGCGGCGGCGGTCATGCTCGACCCGCGTGCCCGGCCGGCGTGGCTCGAAGACCTGCGCGACAGTAAGGTACTGCTGCCCCCGGAGCGCGAGCGCCTGGCGGAGCTGATCCGGCGCGAGGCCCTCGCCTGGGGACTGGGGTGGGCGACCGCGGCGGAAATCGATGGTTGGGGGATCACGCTGGCTAACCGGATGGCTATGTTCAGGGCGCTCGCGGCGCTCAGGCCCTCGCCCCAGTTCGTGCTCATCGACGGGCCGAGCGGCATCAAGACGCCCCATCCTCAGCGCGCGATCGTCGACGGCGACGCGACCTGCGCTTCGATAGCCGCGGCGTCCATTGTCGCCAAAGTCGCGCGCGACAGTCTGATGTGCGAGCTTGACGGCCTCTATCCCCAGTACGGCTTCGCGAGCCACAAGGGCTACGCCACGCGCGACCACCTGGAGCGCCTTGCGCGCTACGGCGCCTCCCCTCAGCACCGCCGCAGCTGGCCGCGGGTCCAGCTCGCGGTCCAGGGCCGCCTCGATGAGGCTGCGCCGGGCGGGGAGGAGGCCCGGGATGCCCCCTGACCGCCGCCGCAACCGCAGCCTGGGGAACTTCGGAGAGCGCGTCGCGGCCTCTCACCTGGAGTCGCGAGGCTATCGAATCCTCGAACGCAACTGGTCCTGCCGCCAGGGCGAGGTCGATCTAATCGCGACGCGCGGCGACGACCTGGTTTTCGTGGAGGTCCGGAGCCGGAAGGGCGGCGCCTTCGGTACGCCAGAGGAGTCGATCACCGGCCGCAAGCGCCAGCACCTCCTGGACACGATCGCGGCCTACATGGCCGAGCACCCGGACTCTCCGCCGAACCAGCGTATCGACCTCGTCGTCCTCGAACTCGACCGCAAGGGCCGCGTGATGCGCGTCGAGCAGATCGAGAACGCGATCGAGGGTGAGTAGCCCGGCAGGCGGGCGCCTGCGGCGCGCCGACAACGGGTGCGGTAGCCGGACCACGAAGGCAACAGGGCTCGCGGTCCCTGAGCGGGGCCTCGGCGGTGAGGAGGACCAGACAGGGCCGACATCGAAGGGAGGCCGCCATGGCGGCCTCCCTTCGTGTACACCTATGGCATCGGTCAGAAGCCGCCGCCGTTCACGGTGAGGCGCTGGTTCGTGATGTAGCGGCCCTCCTCCGAACACAGGAAGACGACGGCGTTGGCGATGTCGGAGGGCTGGCACACGAAGCCGAAGGGCATGCGTTCGTCCAGCTGGCGCAGGTCCGTGACGCCGGCCGTGAAGTTCATCAATTTCAGCCCCATGTCCGTATCGACCAGGCCCGGGGCGACGATGTTCACGCGGATGCCGTGCTTGCGCTCCTCCTTCGCCAGCGTATGCGCCAGGGCCTCCATCCCAGCTTTGGCGATGTTGTAAGTGACGCCGTTGGCGCCCAGTTGCTGGGCGGCCTGGGAGGAAATCATGATGACGTCGCCGCGGCCGAGGTCTCGCATCGCCGGAACCAGAAGCTGGCACATGTAGAGGCTGCCCATCGTGTGGTGGGCGATCAGCTTCAACACGTCCTCCGGCGGCGTCTCCACCACCAGTTTTCGTCCGACCGCCGCGCTGCCGATGCCCGCGTTGTTCACCAGGATGC encodes the following:
- a CDS encoding amidohydrolase family protein, producing MNLLLRRSIALAAALTMAACSGGSGFQAQPTQPAAVTEPARATAHPTPPPSPVPTPTPVDVTTLPIIDAHFHADLSWDIDALLRLMDNLGVAMAGSGGQSNLAGLRFVERSGARFFAFAPTDRIHALNLAEGGRSWRLESEATLREVERLERGLEAGCFDGIGEVLVNTLSSHRARQVRLPADSPLMQRLWSLSARYGVPLSVHMDAEPVSVAEMERLISSDRAGVWVWAHSGWYATPSLLRRLLTEHSNLHLELSFRDSLRSFAPVDSGGRLRPEWKELMEEFPDRFLLGTDVLSPSAEEYRALVSLWRGVLRDLTPETAVKVAYGNAKRILKLGSREGAGAEATRCLALGL
- a CDS encoding DUF4389 domain-containing protein; this encodes MQAQDQYPVRFSVDYPERELDRVSSAFRIFAVIPIAIVLAAVSGGEYARFGNGQAGEGGVVAAGGILFFAPLLMILFRQKYPRWWFDWNLELSRFSSRVGAYVLLMDDKYPSTDEEQSVHLEIPYPDVANDLNRWLPLVKWLLAIPHYIALFFLLVALVVVAVIAWFAVLFTGRYPRGLFDFAEGVLRWANRVTAYAFILATDRYPPFRLSP
- a CDS encoding metalloregulator ArsR/SmtB family transcription factor; this encodes MSAPVFEALAEPHRRRILDLLRVKERPVGELVGELALSQPAVSKHLRVLRDAGLVDVRADAQRRFYRVRPEPLRDIELWLEPYRRMWAESLGDLERYLSAMEEDRKDEG
- a CDS encoding pyridoxamine 5'-phosphate oxidase family protein, with product MNERELEFLEKNHTAAMITLRPDGAPHAVRVSVALVDGKVWSSGTPARRRTAYLRRDPRATLFVFDTGPGASWRWLTLEARVRILEGPGLPELSARLFETIQRSLDRPPGSGHLFWEGTERPLDEFLRIMREEQRLIYEFDVLRTYGMF
- a CDS encoding type II toxin-antitoxin system VapC family toxin, which translates into the protein MLIDTGADANDAVLLDTSTAIALVVEDHEAHSQTLNALRGRRLGLAGHAWFEAFSVLTRLPPGLRLSPADALRVLTANFPASAFLGETEASALAREIAPLGISGGAVYDALVGAAARQHGRRLASRDRRALAIYEALGVETEAIA
- a CDS encoding ABC transporter ATP-binding protein, which gives rise to MGAASRILPSPIARLAERQEWKFFAVLPKADRALAAAWWLAVLLRGALPAIFGIAMGVLVAAVQRGDDLAAPLAFMGAVFVTLQVLTPVHQAVSVNLGDRTAAWLYDRLTEATLRPPGLGHLEDPELTSDLTVAREFDLGMTGPPLSISMDFIAAGLVELTAGLASVLILAGYAWWAPIVLGGAWVSTHWLLRESAIWRDRNTDEVRAAQRDSEYAYRLAVDPPAAKELRLFGLAGWVLQRFIERRTRLHRLQYQATRLRQKPVVWCLLLIAGANALVFWSLAGDAASGSLELGSLVVFAQSAIGSSLIAFGGLNWALDGSSAPVAAVLRLQDKMASAGALAPGRLDASGKPQREVRFRNVSFAYPSGGAAVLQGLDLTIPAGTSLAIVGQNGAGKTTLAKLLCRLYDPQEGAIEVDGADLREFDLASWRSRVAAVFQDFIRFELPLRDNVAPAGAPEAAIQAALAKAGAAGLAGLDQVLAKGYDGGTDLSGGQWQRVALARALCAVEAGAGVVILDEPTAQLDVRGEAEIFDRILEATRHCTTILISHRFSTVRHADRICVIEHGRVVELGTHEELMQLGGRYRTMFDLQAQRFYADEDEEGMVYDVLS
- a CDS encoding alpha/beta hydrolase, whose translation is MTRLLGTRALALSVLVALAATFYAGAIAEARHPHQFSPLPGPGNVQWVIPDPSFTPLAGARALSGTYSGGAYRIEVPSNWNGELVLYAHGFRGSPPELTVSNPPIRSHLIENGYAWAASSYRNNGYVPGVGAQDTLALKDLFTRLVGRPSRTYLYGTSMGGHVAMISAEFYPEAYDGILSECGVVAGYELFDFFTASAAAAEFLTGSDYRTGGSAETARIVSRLGTVAAPTQAGRQLASVMINISGGPRPFAIEGLAQFRDTDIGAGATALFDPTASPVAMAATNSATNYTIAPGLGLTNAQLGGIRRKAADPSFRNRSGPYAELAPFTGEIRVPVMQIKTTGDLFVPIVLEQRYLEIAKQAGTSHLLVQRAIRAAGHCTFMNAEQVRAFDDLVRWVKYGIKPEGDDLSGDLRDVGRKFTSQLRPGDPGTLGP
- a CDS encoding ABC transporter ATP-binding protein, whose translation is MTSSPELRKRSLDELPPAIPAMWRLCKLGFRHEPWLMASAFLLALLAALPDALLALWLKFLGQGVLEGDDTLLRVAALGLAGSATATWFLRTVSTRVQRTFRDRVTIALESHVARLQASVTTIAHQERPDYLDRLSVLRDQVFVLDHMYMSLFSTCGWALRLAVTVSLLVSIHPGLVLLALFALPTVLASTWRPAVERAAEERGAQSRRLAQHLFLTATTAPPAKEVRVAGIGERLARERRQAWERWYAGVSRARWGSAVWHTLAWAVFGSAYVGAVVFVSSGLGAGAGAVLLVLAAGARLSAYISATVGEIGFLRGIWMDGSKRLAWLEDYAASIAARADLPVPERLTEGIRLDHVSFAYPGSDRLVLDDVSFSVPAGSVVAIVGENGAGKTTLVKLLSKFYEPLSGEIYVDGLPLSRMAAEEWRSRLAGAFQDFFRFEFRAAQAVGVGDVPRIEDRGAVLTAVGRAGAEDVVTKLRGGLDSQLGVTWPDGVEVSFGQWQKLALARGFMRDEPLLLVLDEPTAALDAETEHALFERYAAASRGSGNGSPNGRITVLVSHRFSTVRMADLIVVLDGSRLVEVGSHDELMAHGGQYAELYSIQAAAYQ
- a CDS encoding DinB family protein, whose translation is MAEDRESLLEHYRATRRELLAALDGLDEGQATEPSLDGWSVKDHLAHIAFWDDIRTAEVARISAGFESAWPHMDEEQTEVLNSFIHWARQALSLEQVRWELAVSRERLLAAIMSASERGLDDAHYREAALRSTHEAAHAAWIRRWRAERGL
- a CDS encoding AbrB/MazE/SpoVT family DNA-binding domain-containing protein, translating into MKGTIDKAGRLVIPRALRNRIGLAAGGEVEIEIEGAGIRIQPVAGGQLREEGGLLVISAAGELIDDAHVRELMDADRHGR
- a CDS encoding SRPBCC family protein, with protein sequence MRDDLAYGTMDQGADGRWRLHFKRVFPRPIDQVWRAVTEPAHLSHWFPTTIEGERAAGALLRFAFPGGQAAPFEGRMLAFDPPRLVEFLWGRDIVRIALRSVPEGTELTLTDVLEERGKGARDGAGWHVCLDGLAAHLSGSPEVRQEAIGWKEVHPLYVEKFGPEAATIGPPANLG